The nucleotide sequence AAGAGAAGGTTTATAAATAGAAAATATGTAAGATGATTCACAGTGAAACATGGGTTTAGAAAATTTTACTCCAgtagattttcagtttcataATTTTACTTTGGAAAATAACATGAATATCAAAATGCAAGTATTTTGGGTGTTGTATTGTGTTTTTTCAAGGGAAACTGCATGCGCTTGTAGATTGTCCATCACATTAGTGTGGTGAATATCCGAGAGGAGGGTTTAAAATGGATTCCATGCCATTGGTTCATCTATGGACAACATGCAAAACCAGCTATAGTCTTGCTAGGTGACAACCACTAAATGCACAGAAACTGGCAGTACAGTTAAACAGAGTTTGATCAACTTAAGCAATGAACTTGATGTATAATAAGATGTTGACTTTTAAATGTTGTTAACTGCTAAAGCTTGTTTAAGAGTCCATGTTTCATCAAATCAGGTTGATAAAATTCAATCACATTTGCTAAGTAGTTGCTTGCGATGAACACTGAAATATTGCAGAAGCCAGAAACAGAGATTTTGATGAATGAGGTCAGAGTGCAAAGGGTTTATTTGGAAAAATAACTATTGACGAattagaatttcaaaatagcCGAACTCGAGCTTTGTTTTAGATTTTAGTCTATCAGGAGTTCTAAATACAAAGGAGGCTGCTGGTGTACTTTAGCTagagaaaaatggaaaaaaaatggaaaggtGCCTCATAATCTGAAAAGGCTGAAATGTCTTTGTATGACCAAAAATGTCATGCATTTATTTGAAAGAGAAGATGAATGTGAATATTAGGAAGAATTATTGTGAAATAGGGGGTTAATAAATAAACATTTAGCAGAACATAACATCCCTTTATTCCGAGCAAAACAAGCAATAGTTTTACTATGAATCTCTTCAACCAACAAATGATTGCATGGATGATAGAGGTATTATTTCAGGTAACTCATGATGGGTTTTGGGCTCCACAGAGGtttactatatttatttttataaattgggTACTTTTTCTATGTAGTAAGTTGGAAGAAATTTAGAATGAGGTTCTGCTGATAGGACATTTGGATGCTCTCCAAATATTTATTGCAGTGTCTGCTTGTCTTTTTCATGCCTATGCAATTAAAGCGTTTTCAAATCTAGAGAAATGAATAAAGAATGGGTTGCTAGCTTTTTATTCCTTACTCTCTTTGCCAGCTTCTTTTTTCTGACCTTGTTGGCTATACTCGCGCATGTCGTGTGAGGCGCcgatatacaaaaaaaaaactataactTGAATCCTTCATAGTTTCTCCTAGTGAAAAATATGATATAATTTTAGTCTTTTTAATCTTTAGCAAATTGTAGTCCATTTGGCATGCCTGTTTAACTGCTTTAGCTAAGGGCAGTTCTCTTCCACAATGTGGGCTGTGGAAGTCTTGTTTAGACAGAACCTGTAATTGTGCTAAGATGCTTACTGTATTGGTACTATTTGTCTGGGTTAAGGCTTGTTGGTTAAGGTTTAGAATATACTTAAATTCTTATTATGTATAGGGAAGTCTTCCTGTATCAAAGATCGTATCGCGGCAAAAAGAGTAGCCTGGTTCATGTGATCACATTCTGTCAATTGAGTTAGTTTGTATGTAGGATAAAGTTCTGCACTAAGGTTTCCtagttttttctattttttgatggAACTCTCCATAGAATTCCTCAAAGTAATGGCCACCTAGGAATCTTTTTAAATACTTTCATGTTGTACTGCTGTATATTACTGCTGTTgggattttagttgcagaaaatGCTATGCTGCTTGCCTTCATTTATTCCCCTAACTGTAATGATGGTCATTGATATGCTGATGTTGAATgcttaatttttcaaaatataaaggATGGTCATTTTATTGATTCTGTTTAATCTTTGCTTTCTATATCGAATATTGGAATACAGTTAGTATACTCTTGCCTATGTTAGATGTTGCATACCACAATACTTTGGAAATAGTTTGCTGATTCTACATACATTCTCCAGTCTCTGTGTGAATAAACAATCTAATGCTACTTTCATCTTTCTAGACCATTGGGTCTTTTCAGAAAAAGTACAACATCGGTTCTTTTGAGCTGCTGAGCCAAACTGCTCCGGTTCAGGCTATCTCTCTTCTTTTATTTGGCCCTTTTGCAGACTACTACCTCAACGGGCAGTCCCTCTTGAAGTACCATTTCTCTACAGGAGCAACTGTAAGTTCTAAAATTTCCCTTAGAATTGGACCACTTCCTATGAAATTTTACCCAAGAGTTGATATCTTTTTATTGCTGGTTAAATACTTTATCCCCTAATATTATGCAAAATATCATCATGCCATCAATTTTCCATATTCAGCATACACTAAATGATGACCAGTAAAAGTAATGCAAAATAGCGTCCATAATAAAAGACTTGATAGCTTGGCAGAAAAAAATAGGTGCATAAAGAGCAAAGATTGGTTCTTGAAAAGATGGTACAGTTGTGATGGGGACTGCTGTGAGGGAGTAGGATATcaagtttttttgaaaaatggGTGCTGTAGAAAATTAAACAGGATTGCTGGTTGCTTGCAGTTATACAAAAGGTGTTGCATCAGTTGCATAACCTAGTCTTCACCCACCCATTCATTTTACGAAtgtatattaatgatattaagTTATTCTTGACTTTGGACTAGCTATAGTCACGTTTCCTATCTGTGATGGGGCAATAATTACATATCCGATTTAACCGATGGATGAATGTGCAAGCATACATTTCATGCTTATTTGAGTAATAGCAATGAGATTCTCCAATATCATGCTAAGAATAGTTAggattttcagaaaaaaatgctATTCATTTGGTGAGAAATAAAAAGGAATAGCAAAAATTCGCGTGGCTAAAACTGAAGCAGCTACTTTTGAAGTAACAGAAAGAAAAGCAACGACTGGAGTGGGTGAGTCAGAGTTGAAATGAGGATTCCTCACTTTTTTCTCTCATTCAAAACCATGCATGAGACGTTCATCTCGCACGGATCCTAAGTGATAAAAGGAAGAAGAACTCTGTCTTTCTTTTTTGATTACCTTCCTCGCGTATGTATAAGACCGAATCCATTCGATTTCTAAAAAGAATTGCTAATCCTTAACTTTTCGAGGGATAATGCCATATTTCTAGTTTGTGATAGGGGAATCAATAATAATGAGGCTAGTCCAAAGTACCATGCCTAACCATCCAGTTATGCAAGTCTCAATTTTATTAATTGAATATACTAACATGCTCTCATTATAGAATGCAAAAATATTATCACTTTTTTATACACAATCGAGTTCATTATTTTCTATAATATACATGCACATTGACTTATACATTTATACAAGTTTATACGTAAAAGGGATTCTTACCTGTAACCGGCAATAGAACTCAAGCAAGGTGCATGGTAAGCTGTATAATTGCACATAGGAAAGGCTCCTGCCCATGCACATCAACATGCATGTTTTACTTGTTTCTATTTTTAGCTGcccaaatcaaatatttttgggctatTCATGATTAAACCTCTCCTTTCCACTCTCTTGCAGTTGTTCATACTCCTCTCCTGTTCCCTATCTGTCTTCTGCAACATGAGCCAATACCTCTGCATCGGCCGGTTTTCTGCAACGTCCTTCCAAGTCTTGGGTCACATGAAGACCGTATGCGTGCTAATATTAGGATGGATACTGTTTGACTCGGCGCTTACTGTCAAGAATGTACTAGGGATGTTGCTTGCTGTGGTGGGAATGATAGTTTACAGTTGGGCTGTGGAGCATGAGAAACAGGCTAAATTGGCTTCCCATGTCAAGGGTGATAGAGCATTGGATGAGGAGGATGTAAGTCTCCTAAAGGAGAAAGTAAACAGTCTTTCTGAGTCAGATCTCGAGCTTGCACAGACGAGGAGTTGATTCTTTGATTTTTTGATTTGTTCTTTATTATTTAGTCAAAATCAGTTCTTTTTTTGCCCCTTCCATAGTGTTAATTACTCAAGTCTTCTCACATCGATCAAAGCTCCCAATTGACTGTGTTGTAGgggagtttttctttcatacCCAATTTATCCAGGATCAGCATGTTCATTTGTGTTATACATAAGACGAGGGTGAATCCCATGGTAATGATAATTGCTCATCAGGAAGACTCATTTTTCATAAAGCTTCTTGTGTTCCCATTTGATCAGATGGTGATTTCCTATGATGATTTGGTACCTTGCAGCTTTAAATTCCAAGTTCTGAAGTCCCAACTATGTTTGTCAACTGCAGACCATCTTAGCAGCATGGTATCTGCATATAAAAACCGAGAAAATTATGGGACCATTGTAGGACTTGTTTGGTTTGCAGGAGGAGGGAAAATGTAGCCGATGGGAATATACAGAATTGTtgcatgtttggttggagttttcaaaaaaaagagataagaaagtggctttttcataaaaataagattttcatattttataaaaagaaaagtcTATATGGAATATGGGAAAGTCTAATTTTCATCGGTTGGAAATTAGGGTTTCTAAAGGTTTTCTTAAGCTCTTAAATAGAATAAGATAGGTTTTTGCCTTTATTAAGCGTATAACATGTGCTTTACAcaacttttcaaaaaaaaagagaaaaagatgcTTAATCAAATATAAGCCACTCTGAAATGTGTCACTTTTCTATGGTCAATCAAACATCTAAAAATCACTTTTTCAGGCGTTATATATTCAAACATCGGTTTCCTAGGAAAAAAATtccaataagatttttttttttcatgcgaACCAAAGTGTTTTCAAGCCAAACTCTCCATTTTGCATCCCAGATATTATGCTGGTTTCAAACTTTTTGGGGAAAAATTTGTATGGCAGTTTGCAGTCTATCTATATTGCTATCTTAATCAGGAACCAAGTTTAGCCCTTGGAAGAGTGGAAATGTAGAAGCACAACTCACCTAGAACTTAAACCTAAAGCCACCTGGTAATGATAAGAACCCAAGCAgcgaatattaaattattttacttAGTTTGTCAATACAGTTCTGCAATCAAATAGGTGCCATCGTAGTCTAATATTTTTGGCTTTCATGCAACAGTGTTTGAAGAATAAAATGGCGGGATTTTGAAGTGTTTGTCCCCCTTTCCAACCCTAACATCCTGACTTCAACTGAAACAAAACAGTTAATATTTTTCAACTAATGACTGATTTGGTTGATCATTATTTATTTACGATAATTACGgtctttatttttctattattgaAATACAAACTCTCTAAAAGGAAAAGAGATACCAGAGCAAATATCTCTCTTTGCAGAGCATTATAATTCCAAAAAATGAAGTATAGTAATTATCAAAAATAGTGATCAATATAACCAACTATTAGTTGAACAATAGAGTCTATTTTGTTGcaatgaccaaatatcagatTATATCATTTTAGTTTTTAGAAGAAAATTAGAATGTTTTGGACTTTCTTTAGAAAAAGAGGTCTGACTAATCAAAAATCCTATGGTGGCTAGTAGGGTTCAAGGGCCCTTAGGTTCATAAACTTGAGGTCAAATGGTCCGACTTATAGTTCTAGAACAATTTGTGCCTAATATGGTTAGGTTTGAACTAGTAGATGTTGGTGGCGATGCTAGTTGTTTCTCTAAAAGCGGAGTTTGCTATGTGTTAGATCCTTGAATGATCCATTTAGGCTTGAATTTAGTAAATGTAAGCTGAGTTGGCATTGATTATCTCAAAAAAGTGGAGTTTGCTTAATGTTAAAAtcttaaattatctaaatttagATGAGTGTAACACATAAAATAACTTTGGTATTAACTTATGACTCTCAAATAGGGTTCCAATGTACTCCAACTTAATTCAGTCCTCACTTGAATCTTATCATATTTATGATCGAAATCATAGATACAACAAGACTAGCTTGACTTGAGTGCAGAACTGCAGATCAATTGGGGACCAAAACCTATGGCCTCCTATGTGCCTATGCGGCAATTGGTTGGTGTAGAGTGGGTCATAGAATGTGATTATAGTGCTGATGAGTTTGTCTAGTCAATGGTTACCTAATTAGTATAAATCGTATTGATTCTTAATACAAtctagtataatacaaaaaaa is from Phoenix dactylifera cultivar Barhee BC4 unplaced genomic scaffold, palm_55x_up_171113_PBpolish2nd_filt_p 001445F, whole genome shotgun sequence and encodes:
- the LOC120108628 gene encoding UDP-rhamnose/UDP-galactose transporter 2-like produces the protein MKMEKKVVVSDTGAWAMNVVSSVGLIMANKQLMSAGGYGFSFATTLTGFHFTLTGIIGYVSNASGLSMSKHVPFWELLWFSIVANLSITGMNLSLMLNSVGFYQISKLSMIPVVCMMEWLLNSKNYSPRVIMSVIVVAFGVGVCTVTDVEINAKGFLCACVAVFCTSLQQITIGSFQKKYNIGSFELLSQTAPVQAISLLLFGPFADYYLNGQSLLKYHFSTGATLFILLSCSLSVFCNMSQYLCIGRFSATSFQVLGHMKTVCVLILGWILFDSALTVKNVLGMLLAVVGMIVYSWAVEHEKQAKLASHVKGDRALDEEDVSLLKEKVNSLSESDLELAQTRS